From Granulicella sp. WH15, the proteins below share one genomic window:
- a CDS encoding ABC transporter ATP-binding protein, with protein MSKETANTKQAEEKKKTTPPDDDVVGKVYDSRLMRRLLTYLRPYKLQTAISALAIVIKAASDVAGPFLVKVAVDTYMTPNRPAHMSWLARHLNPVPFVGITQLAALYLGALMLTFGLEFLQTYLMQWTGQKIMFDLRSQIFRHLQTQDVAFFDRNPVGRLVTRVTSDVDALNEMFTSGVLAIFEDVFILVFIVAIMLQMNWALALLALSVIPAILYVTGVFRRHVRESYRRQRAATAQINSFTQEYVSGMSVVQLFNREPRAFSDFSAVNQRNKQAWTDAIFAYALYYPIVELLSSIAIALVLWRGGIGVLHSLGIHAAQTRIGGPLTIGILIAFIQYAQRFFRPIQDLSDKYNILQAAMAAAERVFKLLDAAPAIVSPAECVAVDPASPEFGRIEFRNVWFTYQKLDQDTDGRNDPSVEWILRDVSFAIHPNETAAIVGHTGAGKTTITALMMRFYDIQHGEILVDGVDIRCRNLHELRRRFGVVLQDPFLFSGTVADNIRLGSSWITDQQLQQAADEVNVGDFIRTLPLQFAEPVRERGAGLSTGQKQLISFARALAHAPGILILDEATSSVDTETEHRVRLALSRMITGRTSVLIAHRLSTIQSADTILVMHKGTLREQGTHQELLAERGLYYKLYQLQYQDQEPAAAPSEARTLTPTT; from the coding sequence ATGAGCAAAGAAACCGCGAACACCAAGCAGGCAGAAGAGAAGAAAAAGACCACCCCACCCGACGACGACGTCGTCGGCAAGGTCTACGATTCGCGGCTGATGCGCCGCCTGCTAACCTATCTGCGCCCCTACAAGCTGCAAACCGCCATCTCCGCCCTGGCCATCGTCATCAAGGCCGCCAGCGACGTCGCCGGACCGTTCCTGGTCAAGGTCGCGGTCGACACCTACATGACCCCGAACCGCCCAGCCCACATGAGCTGGCTGGCCCGGCACCTGAACCCCGTCCCCTTCGTCGGCATCACCCAGCTCGCCGCGCTCTATCTGGGCGCGCTCATGCTCACCTTCGGCCTCGAGTTCCTGCAGACCTACCTGATGCAGTGGACCGGGCAGAAGATCATGTTCGACCTGCGCAGCCAGATCTTCCGCCACCTCCAGACGCAGGACGTCGCCTTCTTCGACCGCAATCCCGTCGGGCGGCTGGTCACGCGCGTCACCTCCGACGTAGACGCGCTGAACGAGATGTTCACCTCGGGCGTGCTGGCCATCTTCGAGGATGTCTTTATCCTCGTCTTCATCGTGGCCATCATGTTGCAGATGAACTGGGCGCTGGCGCTGCTGGCCCTCTCGGTCATCCCCGCGATCCTGTATGTAACCGGCGTCTTCCGGCGGCACGTCCGCGAGAGCTACCGCCGCCAGCGCGCGGCTACCGCGCAGATCAACTCCTTTACCCAGGAGTACGTCTCCGGCATGAGCGTCGTGCAGCTCTTCAACCGCGAACCACGGGCGTTTTCGGACTTCTCCGCTGTCAACCAGCGCAATAAGCAGGCGTGGACCGACGCCATCTTCGCCTACGCGCTTTACTACCCCATCGTCGAGCTGCTCAGCTCGATCGCCATCGCGCTGGTGCTCTGGCGCGGCGGCATTGGCGTGCTGCACAGTCTCGGCATACACGCTGCCCAGACGCGCATCGGCGGCCCGCTGACCATCGGCATCCTGATCGCCTTCATCCAGTACGCGCAGCGGTTCTTCCGGCCCATCCAGGACCTGAGCGACAAGTACAACATTCTGCAAGCAGCCATGGCCGCGGCCGAGCGCGTCTTCAAGCTGCTCGACGCCGCCCCCGCCATCGTCTCGCCCGCCGAGTGCGTGGCCGTCGATCCGGCCAGCCCGGAGTTCGGCAGGATCGAGTTCCGCAACGTCTGGTTTACGTATCAGAAACTCGATCAAGATACAGACGGGCGCAACGATCCCTCAGTCGAGTGGATTCTGCGCGACGTCTCCTTCGCAATTCATCCCAACGAGACCGCCGCCATCGTCGGCCACACCGGCGCAGGCAAGACCACCATCACCGCGCTGATGATGCGCTTCTACGACATCCAGCACGGCGAGATCCTGGTCGATGGCGTGGACATTCGATGTCGCAACCTGCATGAGTTGCGGCGGCGCTTCGGCGTCGTATTGCAGGACCCGTTCCTCTTCTCCGGCACCGTGGCCGACAACATCCGGCTCGGGTCGAGCTGGATCACCGACCAGCAGTTGCAGCAGGCAGCCGACGAGGTCAACGTCGGCGACTTCATCCGCACGCTTCCGCTCCAGTTCGCCGAGCCTGTACGCGAGCGCGGAGCCGGCCTGAGCACCGGCCAGAAGCAGCTTATCTCCTTCGCCCGCGCCCTCGCGCACGCCCCCGGCATCCTCATCCTGGACGAAGCGACCAGCTCGGTAGACACCGAGACGGAACACCGCGTTCGGCTGGCGCTCTCGCGCATGATTACGGGGCGTACGTCGGTCCTGATCGCGCACCGGCTCTCGACGATCCAGTCGGCGGACACGATCCTGGTGATGCACAAGGGCACGCTGCGCGAGCAGGGCACGCACCAGGAGCTGCTGGCCGAGCGCGGACTCTACTACAAGCTGTACCAGTTGCAGTATCAGGATCAGGAGCCAGCCGCCGCGCCCAGCGAAGCACGGACGCTTACGCCAACCACGTAA
- a CDS encoding YdeI/OmpD-associated family protein: protein MGRVKNFEAVLEPDNRMLGWTIARVPFDPAAAWKEMIWLRVRGEVNGFAFRSSLFPDARGGFYVLVSRAMQAGAGVHRGEKAEFTLEPDLEARPAELPDELAALLEDEPGLREWYDGLSEYMRREMGKWVLAVKSDEARIRRAEQTAERLLATMEAEVELPPEIAIAFRLRPKAKAGWERMSQTKRRAELMAVFHYLSPESRTKRIGKMMDEAEKHGASVKG, encoded by the coding sequence ATGGGGCGCGTGAAGAACTTCGAGGCGGTGCTAGAGCCGGACAACCGGATGCTGGGCTGGACGATTGCGCGGGTGCCCTTTGACCCCGCCGCGGCGTGGAAGGAGATGATCTGGCTGAGGGTGCGGGGAGAGGTCAACGGCTTCGCCTTCCGTAGCTCGCTCTTTCCTGACGCTCGCGGCGGCTTCTATGTGCTGGTGAGCCGGGCGATGCAGGCCGGGGCTGGCGTGCATCGCGGAGAGAAAGCCGAGTTTACGCTGGAGCCGGACCTTGAGGCTCGTCCAGCGGAGCTGCCGGACGAACTGGCGGCGCTGCTCGAAGACGAGCCGGGGCTGCGGGAGTGGTACGACGGCCTCTCCGAGTACATGCGGCGCGAGATGGGCAAGTGGGTGCTGGCGGTGAAGAGCGACGAGGCCCGGATACGTCGAGCCGAGCAGACAGCCGAGCGCCTGCTGGCCACGATGGAGGCAGAGGTGGAGTTGCCGCCGGAGATCGCGATTGCCTTTCGGCTTCGACCTAAGGCCAAGGCTGGTTGGGAACGGATGAGCCAGACGAAGCGACGGGCAGAGCTGATGGCGGTCTTTCATTACCTAAGCCCGGAGTCGCGGACCAAGCGCATCGGCAAGATGATGGACGAGGCGGAGAAGCACGGGGCTTCGGTCAAGGGCTAG
- the lpxB gene encoding lipid-A-disaccharide synthase: MKPNPRIFLSAGEASGDHYGAQLIAALRLALPASTYTGLGGLEMQSQGQQRVVRAEDVAHMGITEVVRHAPYIYSQYKKLVRSIEQQRPDLAVLIDFPDVNFRLARELKKRGVPVVWFVSPQLWAWKRRRLRWVQERVSRMLVIFPFEAEFYRNRGVDAEFVGHPLAELPLPSVSREAYAAHYQLDPAKPWIALLPGSRWREVEANLPAMVEMACQYPRDVEYILPVASTIDLKRLKDFVAGWISHPPGVAAGPLPYIHLVDDAREALHHARASIVASGTATVQAALIGNPFVVVYRVSRLTYALAKYLVQYPPEIWAQDNLDSAGNLPIAMPNLIAGRRIVPELLQERFNPKTLSEELKPLLEDTPRRTRMLADLAELRAMLTPAATATAIERVRDAALTLLDDQNETDPKLI; encoded by the coding sequence ATGAAGCCCAATCCGCGAATCTTTCTCTCGGCCGGTGAGGCCTCGGGCGACCACTACGGCGCGCAGCTCATCGCCGCCCTGCGCCTCGCGCTCCCTGCCTCCACCTACACCGGCCTCGGCGGCCTCGAGATGCAGTCGCAGGGCCAGCAGCGCGTGGTGCGGGCCGAGGACGTGGCCCACATGGGCATCACCGAGGTCGTCCGGCACGCGCCTTATATCTATAGCCAGTACAAAAAACTCGTCCGCAGTATCGAGCAGCAGCGCCCCGACCTGGCCGTCCTGATCGACTTTCCCGACGTCAACTTCCGCCTCGCCCGCGAGCTGAAGAAGCGCGGCGTGCCGGTCGTCTGGTTCGTCTCGCCGCAGCTTTGGGCGTGGAAGCGCCGCCGCCTGCGCTGGGTGCAGGAGCGGGTCTCGCGGATGCTGGTCATCTTTCCCTTCGAGGCCGAGTTCTACCGCAACCGCGGCGTCGATGCCGAGTTCGTCGGGCACCCACTGGCCGAGCTGCCGCTGCCCTCGGTCTCGCGCGAGGCCTACGCGGCCCACTATCAACTCGACCCGGCGAAGCCGTGGATCGCCCTGCTACCGGGCAGCCGCTGGCGCGAGGTTGAGGCCAACCTGCCCGCGATGGTCGAGATGGCCTGCCAGTACCCCCGCGACGTCGAGTACATCCTGCCCGTGGCCTCGACCATCGACCTGAAGCGTCTGAAGGACTTCGTGGCGGGCTGGATCTCGCATCCTCCCGGCGTGGCGGCGGGGCCGCTGCCGTACATCCACCTGGTGGACGACGCCCGCGAGGCCCTGCACCACGCCCGCGCCTCCATCGTCGCCAGCGGCACGGCCACGGTGCAGGCCGCGCTCATCGGCAACCCGTTCGTGGTCGTCTACCGGGTCTCCCGGCTCACCTACGCGCTGGCCAAGTACCTCGTCCAGTATCCGCCCGAGATATGGGCACAGGACAACCTCGACTCTGCCGGAAACCTGCCCATCGCCATGCCCAACCTGATCGCCGGACGGCGCATCGTGCCCGAGCTGTTGCAGGAGCGGTTCAACCCGAAGACGCTCTCCGAGGAGTTGAAACCGCTGCTCGAAGACACTCCCCGGAGAACCCGTATGCTCGCCGATCTGGCCGAGCTTCGGGCTATGCTCACCCCAGCGGCAACTGCCACCGCCATCGAGCGAGTTCGAGATGCTGCCCTGACGCTGCTCGACGACCAGAACGAGACCGATCCTAAATTAATCTAG
- a CDS encoding M1 family aminopeptidase, with protein MFSLRHLAAALALIAAALPALAAPTRPQLRVTSYTISADIDPASTKLTATAQVTFTALDDLTNPVFELNNGLALSKVTDATGAALTSERLTANSTVRFTLQNPIPKGTTTTWSFEYAGTLTGSDTSPVEGIKLAAIAAPISILLYPGRWFPMSPTGLYTDRFTAQMKIRVPSDERVVGSGAVGTPVSVEGSKTEYSFNWTKPGFPGTIVAGKFLAPISAPGLRNIHLYITDTRKSGGLDFVNLASREFEFMSNTFGQPESGTINIVELPEDSISAAWGPEVIAIAGNRIVDHNSQRLLANTLAHQWFGSEISPATLNDAWITNGMSRYAELMYTEDASGKTAFQNAVGDISAGALAYDTAPLTTVGRLDPFSPQFQSMTLEKGAMVFHMLRWELGDDAFIKFLRGLLSQYTDKSVRGRDVEAVVEAQNKDLNMTPFFAQWLDGTGAPQFTNHYTVYRLGSNKGFRTIGTIAQDLDLFRMPVELRIETDGKTETRRVDVSGTDSTYSVETFGRPRRITLDPQNWLLKSTPDLAVKVAVLRGQQLVAQGDLTGALVEYQKALDSNKNSSLAAYRIGEIFFQQRNYQSAANSFRDALRGDGEPKWVEVWSHVELGRIFDITGQRERAVNEYRLAVQTNDNTQGAINEARADMAKPYKRERTEN; from the coding sequence ATGTTCTCCCTAAGGCACCTGGCCGCCGCTCTCGCCCTCATCGCCGCTGCCCTTCCGGCCTTGGCCGCGCCCACGCGCCCGCAGCTTCGCGTCACGTCCTATACCATCTCCGCCGACATCGACCCCGCGTCCACCAAACTGACCGCCACCGCCCAGGTCACCTTCACCGCGCTCGACGACCTGACCAACCCGGTCTTCGAGCTGAACAACGGGCTGGCCCTCAGCAAGGTCACCGACGCCACCGGTGCGGCCCTCACCTCCGAGCGCCTGACCGCCAACTCCACCGTCCGCTTCACCCTCCAGAACCCCATCCCCAAGGGCACCACCACCACCTGGAGCTTCGAGTATGCGGGCACCCTCACCGGCTCCGACACCAGCCCGGTCGAAGGCATCAAGCTGGCCGCCATCGCCGCCCCCATCTCGATCCTGCTCTATCCCGGCCGCTGGTTCCCCATGTCGCCGACCGGTCTCTACACCGACCGCTTCACCGCGCAGATGAAGATCCGCGTGCCCTCGGACGAGCGCGTAGTGGGCAGCGGAGCCGTCGGGACGCCGGTCTCGGTCGAAGGCAGCAAGACCGAGTACAGCTTCAACTGGACCAAGCCGGGCTTCCCCGGCACCATCGTCGCGGGCAAGTTCCTCGCGCCCATCAGCGCGCCGGGCCTGCGCAACATCCACCTCTACATCACCGACACGCGCAAGTCCGGCGGGCTGGACTTCGTCAATCTAGCCAGCCGCGAGTTCGAGTTCATGTCCAACACCTTCGGCCAGCCGGAGTCGGGCACGATCAACATCGTCGAGCTGCCCGAGGACTCGATCTCCGCCGCCTGGGGGCCGGAGGTGATCGCCATCGCGGGCAACCGCATCGTCGATCATAACTCGCAGCGCCTGCTGGCCAACACGCTGGCGCACCAGTGGTTCGGCTCCGAGATATCGCCCGCCACGCTGAACGACGCGTGGATCACCAACGGCATGAGCCGCTACGCCGAGCTGATGTACACCGAGGACGCCTCCGGCAAGACAGCCTTCCAGAACGCGGTCGGCGACATCTCCGCCGGTGCGCTGGCCTACGACACCGCGCCCCTGACCACGGTGGGACGGCTCGATCCCTTCTCGCCGCAGTTCCAGTCCATGACGCTCGAGAAGGGCGCGATGGTCTTCCACATGCTGCGCTGGGAGCTGGGCGACGATGCCTTCATCAAGTTCCTGCGCGGGCTGCTCTCGCAATATACGGACAAGTCCGTGCGCGGCCGGGACGTGGAGGCCGTGGTCGAGGCCCAGAACAAAGACCTGAACATGACGCCGTTCTTCGCGCAGTGGCTCGACGGCACCGGCGCACCGCAGTTCACCAACCACTACACCGTCTACCGGCTGGGCAGCAACAAGGGCTTCCGCACCATCGGCACCATCGCGCAGGATCTCGACCTCTTCCGTATGCCGGTGGAGCTGCGCATCGAGACCGACGGAAAGACCGAGACGCGCCGAGTGGACGTGAGCGGCACCGACTCGACGTACTCGGTGGAGACCTTCGGACGGCCCCGGCGGATTACGCTGGACCCACAGAACTGGCTGCTGAAGTCGACCCCGGATCTGGCCGTGAAGGTGGCCGTGCTGCGTGGGCAGCAGTTAGTCGCTCAAGGTGACCTGACCGGCGCGCTGGTCGAGTACCAGAAGGCGCTCGACTCCAATAAAAACAGCTCGCTGGCGGCTTATCGGATCGGAGAGATCTTCTTCCAGCAGCGGAACTATCAGTCCGCCGCGAACAGCTTCCGCGACGCGCTGCGCGGGGACGGCGAGCCGAAGTGGGTGGAGGTCTGGAGCCACGTCGAGCTGGGGCGGATCTTCGATATCACCGGGCAGAGAGAGCGCGCCGTCAACGAGTACCGGTTGGCCGTGCAGACAAACGACAATACGCAGGGAGCGATCAACGAGGCTCGTGCGGATATGGCCAAGCCCTACAAGCGCGAGCGGACGGAGAACTAG
- a CDS encoding exodeoxyribonuclease VII small subunit, which yields MAGFEDRLTALEAVVERLERGELSLEESVRLFEQGVQLSNACKLELEKAEGKIQVLVEGASGEVQLAEMEIEADEEEDDAE from the coding sequence ATGGCTGGATTTGAGGACAGGTTGACGGCGCTCGAGGCGGTGGTGGAGCGGCTGGAGCGGGGGGAGTTGTCGCTGGAGGAGTCGGTGCGGCTCTTTGAGCAGGGGGTGCAGCTCTCGAACGCGTGCAAGCTGGAGCTGGAGAAGGCGGAGGGGAAGATTCAGGTGCTGGTGGAGGGGGCGTCGGGGGAAGTGCAATTGGCGGAGATGGAGATCGAGGCTGATGAGGAAGAAGACGACGCAGAGTAA
- a CDS encoding bifunctional homocysteine S-methyltransferase/methylenetetrahydrofolate reductase — protein sequence MKTGKVAESLFGGGSERKVVLCDGAMGSMLYGRGVFINRCYDELNLSQPDVVRGVHLEYLQAGAEVIETNTYGANSIRLKRFGLEARVAEINLAGVRLARECVDQMREKQGSEAFVAGAMGSLGDLTVSAEEAFAAFSEQVRALAQGGPGVGADLLIVETLPGMLEAEQAIRAAKAEAPALPLIVMVTVSESGDCLDGTSPEEAARRMTEWGADAIGCNCSDGPATVLSVIERMRPMTTLPLAAMPNAGQPRAIDGRSLYLTSPEYMASFARRFVQAGATFVGGCCGTTPQHTRAMRGALRALEAQATGVQAVESGAAARVVASKVEPPPLAERSRVGAKIATGAFVTMVEIVPPKGIDTTHELEGAEELHRLGVDAINVPDSPRASARMSAQSLCVQIQQRVGIETILHYTCRDRNLLSIQSDLIGASSIGLKNVLCLTGDPPKMGTYPDATAVFDVDAIGLVKIVEGLNHGLDIGGNAIGASTGFTISVAANPGVPDIDNEVRRFAAKVEAGAEFGITQPVFDMRLLEQFLKRIEGFRIPIVAGIWPLTSVKNAEFMKNDLKVSMPDEIMRRMAAAGSPEAARATGIAIAQEMLTAARTMVQGVQVSAPFGKYKAAAQVLGVV from the coding sequence CCTGGAGTACCTTCAGGCCGGCGCGGAAGTGATTGAAACCAATACCTACGGGGCCAACAGCATCCGGCTGAAGCGTTTCGGGCTGGAGGCACGGGTCGCCGAGATCAATCTGGCCGGGGTGCGGCTGGCGCGTGAGTGCGTCGATCAGATGCGGGAGAAGCAGGGGAGCGAGGCGTTCGTCGCCGGGGCGATGGGGTCGCTGGGCGACCTGACGGTCTCGGCTGAGGAGGCCTTTGCGGCGTTCTCCGAGCAGGTGCGGGCGTTGGCGCAGGGCGGTCCCGGCGTGGGCGCGGACCTGCTGATCGTCGAGACGCTGCCGGGGATGCTCGAGGCCGAGCAGGCTATTCGTGCGGCTAAGGCCGAGGCTCCGGCGCTGCCGCTGATCGTGATGGTGACTGTCAGCGAGAGCGGCGACTGCCTGGACGGGACTTCGCCGGAGGAAGCCGCGCGGCGGATGACCGAGTGGGGAGCCGACGCCATCGGCTGCAACTGTAGCGACGGCCCGGCGACGGTGCTGAGCGTCATCGAGCGCATGAGGCCGATGACGACGCTGCCGCTGGCGGCGATGCCTAACGCGGGACAGCCGCGGGCGATCGACGGGCGCAGCCTCTACCTGACCTCGCCCGAGTACATGGCCAGCTTTGCGCGGCGATTCGTGCAGGCCGGGGCTACGTTTGTGGGCGGATGCTGCGGCACCACGCCCCAGCACACGCGGGCGATGCGCGGGGCGCTGCGTGCTCTGGAGGCGCAGGCGACCGGGGTGCAGGCGGTGGAGTCGGGGGCTGCCGCCCGTGTCGTCGCGAGCAAAGTCGAGCCGCCGCCGTTGGCCGAGCGGTCCAGGGTCGGCGCGAAGATCGCCACCGGGGCCTTTGTGACGATGGTGGAGATTGTGCCGCCGAAGGGCATCGACACTACCCATGAGCTGGAGGGCGCGGAGGAGCTGCACCGCCTCGGCGTCGACGCGATTAACGTGCCGGACTCGCCGCGTGCCAGTGCCCGCATGAGCGCGCAGAGCCTCTGCGTGCAGATTCAGCAGCGGGTGGGGATCGAGACGATCCTGCACTACACCTGCCGCGACCGCAACCTGCTGAGCATCCAGAGCGACCTGATCGGGGCCTCGTCGATTGGGCTGAAGAACGTTCTTTGTCTGACCGGCGATCCGCCGAAGATGGGTACTTATCCCGATGCCACGGCGGTCTTCGACGTGGATGCGATTGGGCTGGTGAAGATCGTCGAGGGGTTGAACCACGGGCTGGATATCGGCGGCAACGCCATCGGCGCTTCGACCGGCTTTACCATCTCGGTGGCGGCCAATCCGGGCGTGCCCGATATCGATAACGAGGTGCGGCGGTTTGCCGCTAAGGTCGAGGCGGGCGCGGAGTTCGGCATTACGCAACCGGTCTTCGATATGCGGCTGCTGGAGCAGTTTTTGAAGCGTATCGAGGGTTTCAGGATTCCAATCGTCGCGGGCATCTGGCCGCTGACCAGCGTGAAGAACGCCGAGTTTATGAAGAACGATCTGAAGGTGAGTATGCCGGACGAGATCATGCGCCGGATGGCGGCGGCTGGCTCGCCCGAGGCGGCTCGGGCTACGGGTATCGCCATCGCGCAGGAGATGCTGACGGCGGCGCGGACGATGGTGCAGGGTGTGCAGGTCAGCGCGCCCTTTGGCAAGTACAAGGCAGCGGCCCAGGTGCTGGGCGTCGTTTAG